One Streptomyces sp. RPA4-2 genomic window carries:
- a CDS encoding adenosine deaminase: MTAPRIDTDTVRRLPKAVLHDHLDGGLRPDTLVELAATVGHTLPTTDPRALAAWYYEAANSGDLVRYIATFEHTLAVMQTREGLLRTAEEYVLDLAEDGVVYGEVRYAPELMVNGGLTLPEVVETVQEGLAAGMAKAAAAGTPVRVGTLLCGMRMFDRTREIADLAVAFRDAGVVGFDIAGAEDGFPPADHLAAFEHLRRESVPFTIHAGEAHGLPSIHQALQVCGAQRIGHGVRITEDIVDGKLGRLAGWVRDRRIALEMCPTSNLQTGAATSIADHPITALRDLGFRVTLNTDNRLVSGTTMTREMSLLVEEAGWTVEDLRTVTVNALKSAFIPFDERAALIRDVVLPGYEAAL, encoded by the coding sequence ATGACCGCGCCCCGCATCGACACCGACACCGTCCGCCGTCTCCCCAAGGCCGTACTGCACGACCACCTCGACGGCGGTCTGCGCCCGGACACCCTCGTGGAACTCGCCGCGACCGTCGGACACACGCTGCCCACCACCGACCCGCGCGCGCTCGCCGCCTGGTACTACGAGGCCGCCAACTCCGGTGACCTGGTGCGCTACATAGCCACCTTCGAGCACACCCTCGCCGTGATGCAGACCCGCGAGGGCCTGCTGCGCACCGCTGAGGAGTACGTGCTCGACCTGGCCGAGGACGGCGTCGTCTACGGCGAGGTCCGGTACGCGCCCGAGCTGATGGTGAACGGCGGACTGACCCTGCCCGAGGTCGTCGAGACCGTGCAGGAGGGCCTGGCGGCCGGTATGGCCAAGGCCGCCGCCGCGGGCACCCCGGTCCGGGTCGGCACGCTGCTGTGCGGGATGCGCATGTTCGACCGCACCCGGGAGATCGCCGATCTCGCGGTGGCGTTCCGGGACGCCGGGGTCGTCGGCTTCGACATCGCCGGCGCCGAGGACGGCTTCCCGCCCGCCGACCACCTGGCCGCGTTCGAGCACCTGCGGCGCGAGAGCGTGCCCTTCACCATCCACGCCGGCGAGGCCCACGGGCTGCCCAGCATCCACCAGGCCCTCCAGGTCTGCGGTGCCCAGCGCATCGGCCACGGCGTCCGCATCACCGAGGACATCGTCGACGGCAAGCTCGGCCGCCTCGCGGGCTGGGTACGCGACCGCCGCATCGCCCTGGAGATGTGCCCCACCTCCAATCTCCAGACGGGTGCGGCCACCTCGATCGCCGACCACCCCATCACCGCCCTGCGGGACCTCGGCTTCCGGGTCACCCTCAACACCGACAACCGGCTGGTCTCGGGCACGACGATGACCCGCGAGATGTCGCTGCTGGTCGAGGAGGCGGGCTGGACCGTCGAGGACCTGCGCACCGTCACGGTGAACGCCCTCAAGAGCGCGTTCATCCCGTTCGACGAGCGCGCGGCGCTCATCCGGGACGTCGTCCTGCCCGGTTACGAGGCCGCGCTCTGA
- a CDS encoding VOC family protein: MRRIALVTLVVDDYDEAIRFYTEALGFRLAEDEPRPDGSRWVVVEPGTEGAGSGLLLARGKNESQRARVGDQTGGRVGFFLHTDDFARDHARMRAAGVTFLEEPRHEPYGSVVVFEDLYGNRWDLLQPAA, encoded by the coding sequence ATGAGACGCATCGCCCTGGTCACCCTCGTCGTCGACGACTACGACGAGGCGATCCGCTTCTACACCGAGGCACTCGGGTTCCGGCTGGCCGAGGACGAGCCCCGGCCGGACGGTTCCCGCTGGGTCGTCGTCGAGCCGGGCACGGAGGGCGCCGGCAGCGGACTGCTCCTGGCCCGGGGCAAGAACGAGTCACAGCGCGCCCGGGTCGGCGACCAGACCGGCGGGCGCGTGGGCTTCTTCCTCCACACCGACGACTTCGCCCGCGACCACGCGCGCATGCGTGCCGCCGGCGTGACCTTCCTGGAGGAGCCGCGCCACGAACCGTACGGCTCGGTCGTCGTCTTCGAGGACCTGTACGGAAACCGCTGGGACCTTCTCCAGCCCGCCGCGTAG
- a CDS encoding phosphatase PAP2 family protein, which produces MGGRRSRGAVVKRADTADLAGSTALGSLVAFVLLTLVVTGRNGATLFGDGALNTWSAGHRPPVALALARAVTYTGTGVVPYALVALAGVVVGRTARERILRALGCLGCLAVAQTVRYAVMTLVARPRPAVAEWATHASGWSFPSGHTTTSAVSGGLLALALLARAPRGGRPLALVVGCWSVLVGLSRVYLGVHWFSDVLGGWLFSLCWLSLTVYALARFLPPSWSSISALRPRPDALTTEERRDDPHPRREIPPQSPP; this is translated from the coding sequence GTGGGCGGTCGACGCTCCCGGGGCGCCGTCGTGAAGCGCGCGGACACGGCCGACCTCGCGGGATCGACCGCCTTGGGGAGCCTCGTCGCCTTCGTGCTGCTCACCCTGGTCGTGACCGGCCGGAACGGCGCCACGCTCTTCGGCGACGGCGCCCTCAACACCTGGTCGGCCGGCCACCGTCCGCCCGTAGCCCTGGCCCTGGCCCGCGCGGTCACGTACACCGGGACGGGCGTCGTGCCGTACGCCCTGGTCGCGCTGGCCGGTGTGGTCGTGGGGCGCACGGCGCGGGAGCGGATCCTCCGCGCCCTCGGCTGTCTCGGCTGCCTCGCCGTCGCCCAGACCGTGCGGTACGCCGTGATGACCCTGGTCGCCCGCCCCCGGCCCGCGGTCGCGGAGTGGGCCACGCACGCGTCCGGCTGGTCCTTCCCCTCGGGTCACACCACCACGTCCGCCGTCAGCGGCGGGCTGCTGGCCCTCGCGCTGCTCGCGCGGGCCCCGCGCGGCGGCCGGCCCCTCGCCCTGGTCGTCGGCTGCTGGTCCGTCCTCGTCGGGCTGAGCCGGGTCTATCTGGGCGTCCACTGGTTCTCCGACGTCCTCGGCGGCTGGCTGTTCAGCCTGTGCTGGCTGAGCCTCACCGTCTACGCCCTCGCCCGCTTCCTTCCGCCCTCGTGGTCCTCCATATCGGCGCTCCGTCCCCGCCCCGATGCCCTGACGACGGAAGAGCGCCGCGATGATCCCCACCCCCGCCGAGAAATCCCCCCTCAGTCTCCTCCGTGA
- a CDS encoding bile acid:sodium symporter, giving the protein MIPTPAEKSPLSLLRDHLGWAVGAAYLAAATVSAPGLWLRRPHTIGDGGLLEVALRTPHFLLSLVLFTAGLQVPLHELRALLTRPTALLTGFVLHLVAPLLIIPGVAFALHRTPDSDGGSGLIAAMILIVAMPVAAGATVWTSRGEGDQPTTVGLVLASTIAGPLTIPVTMTALCPLLHGGYAEALSGAARTAGHDFALTGVLLPCGAGILARLVLPGRPLRLLLSAAPPASLLGSLLLTYINASGVLGPFLARPEPVLMAAALAVAALVCGLSFGLGRITARVLRLDRSSGASVTLACGMNNSSASAVLISTALPDRPHVLLPVLAYSLLQKVAASHVVRAGAGKRARA; this is encoded by the coding sequence ATGATCCCCACCCCCGCCGAGAAATCCCCCCTCAGTCTCCTCCGTGACCACCTCGGCTGGGCCGTCGGCGCGGCCTATCTCGCCGCCGCGACGGTCTCGGCGCCGGGTCTGTGGCTGCGCCGCCCGCACACGATCGGCGACGGCGGACTCCTCGAGGTCGCCTTACGGACCCCGCACTTCCTGCTGTCCCTGGTGCTGTTCACCGCCGGCCTCCAGGTGCCGCTCCACGAACTGCGGGCTCTGCTGACCCGGCCCACCGCGCTGCTGACCGGCTTCGTCCTCCATCTGGTCGCACCCCTGCTGATCATCCCCGGCGTGGCCTTCGCCCTGCACCGGACCCCGGACAGCGACGGCGGCAGCGGACTGATCGCGGCGATGATCCTGATCGTCGCGATGCCCGTGGCGGCCGGCGCCACCGTGTGGACGAGCAGAGGCGAGGGCGACCAGCCGACCACCGTCGGCCTCGTGCTGGCGTCCACGATCGCCGGCCCGCTCACCATCCCGGTCACCATGACGGCCCTGTGCCCTCTGCTGCACGGTGGCTACGCGGAAGCGCTCTCGGGGGCCGCCCGGACCGCCGGGCACGACTTCGCGCTGACCGGAGTCCTGCTCCCGTGCGGTGCCGGCATCCTGGCCCGGCTCGTTCTGCCCGGCCGCCCCCTGCGCCTGCTGCTCAGCGCCGCACCCCCCGCCTCCCTGCTCGGCTCGCTGCTGCTGACGTACATCAACGCCAGCGGCGTCCTCGGTCCCTTCCTCGCCCGTCCGGAGCCGGTACTGATGGCGGCCGCGCTGGCCGTCGCCGCCCTCGTGTGCGGGCTGTCGTTCGGCCTGGGCCGGATCACCGCCCGGGTGCTGCGCCTGGACCGTTCCTCGGGTGCCTCGGTGACGCTGGCCTGCGGGATGAACAACAGCAGCGCGAGTGCGGTCCTCATCAGCACGGCCCTGCCCGACCGGCCCCACGTCCTGCTGCCGGTGCTGGCCTACAGCCTGCTGCAGAAGGTGGCCGCGAGCCACGTCGTGCGGGCCGGGGCCGGGAAGCGTGCCCGCGCATGA
- a CDS encoding dienelactone hydrolase family protein, translating to MSELPKPTGAPAHQNVTFPSAGTTAHGYLALPPSGRGPGVIVIQEWWGLTDHIAQVADRLAAEGFVALAPDLYGGNVAHDSGEAFRMMQELPVARGVELLSGAVDHLLGLPEVTSDTVGAVGFCMGGGFVLYLAAADPRVTAAVPFYGVIQGEMPDFSGLKAEILGHYGELDTSIPKESLEQLSEAVHGQSGVTPDLRLYPANHAFFNDGRPEAYDADSAERAWESTVPFLHARLG from the coding sequence ATGTCCGAGCTGCCGAAGCCGACCGGAGCCCCGGCCCATCAGAACGTGACCTTCCCCAGTGCCGGAACCACCGCCCACGGCTATCTGGCGTTGCCGCCGTCCGGTCGGGGGCCGGGTGTGATCGTCATCCAGGAGTGGTGGGGCCTGACCGATCACATCGCGCAGGTCGCCGACCGGCTGGCCGCGGAGGGCTTCGTGGCCCTCGCGCCCGACCTGTACGGCGGCAACGTCGCCCATGACAGCGGGGAAGCCTTCAGGATGATGCAGGAACTGCCTGTCGCGCGAGGTGTCGAACTGCTCTCCGGCGCGGTCGACCACCTGCTCGGCCTGCCCGAGGTCACCTCGGACACGGTGGGCGCGGTCGGCTTCTGCATGGGCGGCGGCTTCGTCCTCTACCTGGCCGCGGCGGACCCGCGGGTCACCGCGGCGGTGCCGTTCTACGGCGTCATCCAGGGCGAGATGCCCGACTTCTCCGGCCTGAAGGCGGAGATCCTCGGCCACTACGGGGAGCTCGACACGAGCATCCCCAAGGAGAGCCTGGAGCAGCTGAGCGAGGCGGTCCACGGGCAGTCCGGCGTCACCCCGGACCTCCGTCTCTACCCCGCCAACCACGCCTTCTTCAACGACGGCCGCCCCGAGGCGTACGACGCCGATTCGGCCGAGCGCGCGTGGGAGAGCACGGTGCCGTTCCTGCACGCGCGGCTGGGCTGA
- a CDS encoding aldo/keto reductase, whose amino-acid sequence MTSEMITAAAAGAWRLGDLDVNRIGFGAMRLTGSAAFHLGTPSDRDRSIAVLRRAIELGVDHIDTAAFYFSSLRSANELINSALAPYADELVIVTKVGPYRDYAGEWGTPARPDQLRSHVEENLRQLGRDHLDVVNLRRMGQDSIAEHFGALAELRDAGLIRHLGVSGVEPRHLAEARAIAPVVCVQNRYGLGSTDPGTDELLRICGDLGIAFVPFFAIAGTGGARGPGGTDGSAGDADDEVLAVARAHGATPAQIRLAWTLRQGPHVLAIPGTGNPDHLTENVAAGALRLTDDEVARLDAVHRPGE is encoded by the coding sequence ATGACCTCAGAGATGATCACCGCGGCGGCCGCGGGTGCCTGGAGACTCGGAGATCTCGACGTCAACCGCATCGGGTTCGGTGCCATGCGGCTCACGGGCAGCGCGGCCTTCCACCTGGGTACGCCGAGCGACCGCGACCGGTCGATCGCCGTGCTGCGGCGCGCGATCGAGCTCGGTGTCGATCACATCGACACCGCGGCCTTCTACTTCTCGTCGCTGCGCTCGGCGAACGAGCTGATCAACAGCGCGTTGGCCCCGTACGCCGACGAGTTGGTGATCGTCACGAAGGTGGGGCCGTACCGCGACTACGCGGGGGAGTGGGGCACCCCCGCCCGGCCGGACCAACTGCGTTCCCACGTCGAGGAGAACCTGCGCCAGCTCGGACGCGACCACCTCGACGTGGTGAACCTGCGGCGGATGGGGCAGGACTCGATCGCCGAGCACTTCGGCGCGCTCGCCGAACTGCGCGACGCGGGGCTGATCCGGCACCTCGGAGTCTCCGGCGTCGAACCCCGGCACCTGGCCGAGGCACGGGCCATCGCGCCCGTCGTGTGCGTGCAGAACCGGTACGGCCTCGGCTCCACGGATCCCGGGACGGACGAGCTGCTGCGGATCTGCGGGGACCTGGGCATCGCGTTCGTGCCCTTCTTCGCGATCGCCGGCACGGGCGGTGCGCGGGGCCCCGGCGGCACGGACGGTTCGGCCGGTGACGCGGACGACGAGGTGCTCGCCGTGGCGCGAGCCCATGGCGCCACCCCCGCGCAGATCCGTCTGGCGTGGACCCTGCGGCAGGGTCCGCACGTACTGGCCATCCCCGGCACCGGAAACCCGGACCATCTCACCGAGAACGTCGCCGCGGGCGCGCTCCGGCTCACCGACGACGAGGTGGCCCGGCTGGACGCGGTCCATCGGCCGGGGGAGTGA
- a CDS encoding nuclear transport factor 2 family protein yields MSQSEIDLVTAEFFGAFDNRGGRTADLERLRRLVVPGGVIVKTGPDFTVYTVEEFIAPRRTLLGDGRLVEFSEWETSERTDIAGDVASRFGEYRKSGILDGEPFEGAGVKTIQFVRTAEGWRISAFAWYDHD; encoded by the coding sequence GTGTCCCAGAGCGAGATCGACTTGGTGACCGCCGAGTTCTTCGGCGCCTTCGACAACCGGGGCGGCAGGACAGCCGACCTGGAACGCCTTCGTCGACTGGTGGTGCCCGGTGGTGTGATCGTCAAGACGGGCCCGGACTTCACCGTCTACACGGTGGAGGAGTTCATCGCGCCTCGCCGGACGCTGCTGGGCGACGGCCGGCTGGTCGAGTTCTCCGAGTGGGAGACCTCCGAACGGACCGACATCGCAGGCGACGTCGCCTCGCGGTTCGGCGAGTACCGCAAGTCCGGGATCCTGGACGGTGAGCCGTTCGAGGGCGCGGGGGTCAAGACCATCCAGTTCGTCCGCACCGCCGAGGGCTGGCGGATCTCGGCCTTCGCCTGGTACGACCACGACTGA
- a CDS encoding aldehyde dehydrogenase family protein, translating to MTHPTPEQPADLVTRLRATYRSGRTKPVEWRKAQLRGLREMLTAHGEDLAEALHADLGKSSTEAHRTEIDFTVREIDHMLEHLDEWLRPQAAPVPAHLGADATAWTRFDPLGVVLVIAPWNYPVQLLLTPMLGALAAGNTVVVKPSELAPATSAVIARLLPRYLDTDAVAVVEGAVEETTALLAERFDHIFYTGNGTVGRIVMRAAAEHLTPVALELGGKSPAFVDRGTDLAVVADRLARGKFLNAGQTCVAPDYVLTDPETARALEPELVRAVEDLFGSEPRQSTEYGRIVNERHYDRLSSLLDSGRTVTGGTGDRATKYLAPTVLADVDPEAPVMREEIFGPILPIVTVSGLDEAVDFINDRDKPLALYAFTESDTTRERLAAETSSGGLGLGLPLAHLTVSDLPFGGVGESGMGSYHGRYSLETFSHRKAVLEKPLS from the coding sequence GTGACCCACCCCACCCCCGAGCAGCCCGCCGACCTCGTGACCCGGCTGCGCGCCACCTACCGCTCCGGCCGTACCAAGCCCGTCGAGTGGCGCAAGGCCCAGCTGCGCGGACTGCGCGAGATGCTCACCGCGCACGGCGAAGACCTCGCTGAAGCACTCCACGCCGACCTCGGCAAGAGCTCCACCGAGGCCCACCGCACCGAGATCGACTTCACGGTCCGGGAGATCGACCACATGCTGGAGCACCTCGACGAGTGGCTGCGCCCCCAGGCCGCTCCGGTCCCGGCACACCTCGGCGCGGACGCGACCGCGTGGACGCGGTTCGACCCGCTGGGCGTCGTCCTGGTCATCGCTCCCTGGAACTACCCCGTCCAGCTCCTGCTGACGCCGATGCTCGGCGCGCTGGCCGCGGGCAACACGGTCGTCGTCAAGCCCAGCGAGCTCGCCCCCGCCACCTCGGCCGTCATCGCGCGGCTGCTGCCCCGGTACCTGGACACCGACGCCGTCGCGGTCGTCGAGGGCGCCGTCGAGGAGACCACCGCGCTGCTGGCAGAGCGCTTCGACCACATCTTCTACACCGGCAACGGCACCGTCGGCCGCATCGTGATGCGGGCCGCCGCCGAACACCTCACCCCGGTCGCGCTCGAACTGGGCGGGAAATCCCCGGCGTTCGTCGACCGCGGGACCGACCTGGCCGTCGTCGCCGACCGGCTCGCCCGCGGCAAGTTCCTCAACGCCGGTCAGACCTGCGTCGCGCCCGACTACGTCCTCACCGACCCGGAGACCGCCCGCGCCCTGGAGCCCGAACTCGTCCGTGCCGTCGAGGATCTCTTCGGCAGCGAACCGCGGCAGTCCACCGAGTACGGGCGGATCGTCAACGAGCGCCACTACGACCGGCTCAGCTCCCTGCTCGACTCCGGCCGCACCGTCACGGGCGGCACCGGCGACCGTGCCACCAAGTACCTCGCGCCGACCGTTCTGGCCGACGTCGACCCCGAGGCGCCCGTCATGCGCGAGGAGATCTTCGGCCCGATCCTGCCGATCGTGACGGTGTCCGGACTCGACGAGGCCGTCGACTTCATCAACGACCGCGACAAGCCGCTGGCCCTGTACGCCTTCACCGAGTCGGACACCACCCGGGAGCGGCTGGCCGCCGAGACCTCGTCCGGAGGGCTCGGCCTCGGACTGCCGCTCGCCCATCTGACCGTCTCCGACCTGCCGTTCGGCGGGGTCGGCGAGAGCGGCATGGGCAGTTACCACGGCCGCTACTCCCTCGAGACGTTCAGCCACCGCAAGGCCGTACTGGAGAAGCCGCTGAGCTGA
- a CDS encoding TetR/AcrR family transcriptional regulator, giving the protein MKLTAKGAATRGRIIEGAAAEMRERGVAVTTLDDVRARTGTSKSQLFHYFPGGKEELLLAVARFEADQVLADQRPELGDLTSWDAWLAWRDTVVARYRGQGPQCPLNMLMSQLGRSTPGAQAVVAELLGKWQGEIAEGVRAMQRQGEIGQGVDPDRSAAALLAGIQGGVVVLLSTGRTTHLEAALDLGIQQLRDSATRSPTRQG; this is encoded by the coding sequence GTGAAGCTCACCGCCAAGGGTGCGGCCACGCGCGGGCGGATCATCGAGGGAGCGGCCGCCGAGATGCGGGAGCGGGGCGTCGCCGTCACGACACTGGACGACGTGCGGGCGCGGACCGGCACGAGCAAGAGCCAGCTGTTCCACTACTTCCCCGGCGGCAAGGAGGAACTGCTGCTCGCGGTGGCGCGTTTCGAGGCCGACCAGGTGCTGGCCGACCAGCGGCCCGAACTGGGCGACCTCACGTCGTGGGACGCCTGGCTGGCCTGGCGCGACACCGTGGTCGCCCGCTACCGGGGGCAGGGTCCGCAGTGTCCGCTGAACATGCTGATGTCTCAGCTGGGACGCAGCACCCCGGGTGCCCAGGCGGTCGTCGCCGAGCTGCTGGGAAAGTGGCAGGGCGAGATCGCCGAAGGAGTCCGGGCGATGCAGCGGCAGGGGGAGATCGGTCAGGGCGTCGACCCCGACCGTTCGGCGGCCGCGCTGCTGGCCGGCATTCAGGGCGGTGTCGTGGTGCTGCTCTCCACCGGGCGGACGACCCACCTGGAAGCCGCACTCGATCTGGGCATCCAGCAGTTGCGCGACAGCGCGACGCGCAGCCCGACGCGGCAGGGGTGA
- a CDS encoding RNA polymerase sigma factor, which translates to MPLDVEGVFRAEYGRAVAVLVRLLGDIDLAEEAVQDAFTTALRKWPGSGTPPSPAGWIITTARNGAIDRLRRESTREARHAEAERLHARDEPDEEGPVRDDRLRLIFTCCHPALATRAQVALTLRLLGGLTTPQIARAFLVPEPTMAQRIVRAKAKIRDARIPYRIPRDADLPDRVRGVLAVVYLIFNEGYGGREDLCAEGVRLGRLLAELMPDEPETLGLLALMLLVESRRPARTAPDGALVLLPDQDRSLWDRDLIAEGQDLVRRCLRRGRPGPYQIQAAVNAVHSDAPTAAGTDWDQILRLYDQLTALTPSPVVALNRAVAVGEVEGPEPALALVDALELGGYHAFHAVRADLLRRLGRTAEAVRAYEAAIALTASPAERAHLERCRAVLASE; encoded by the coding sequence ATGCCCCTGGACGTCGAGGGAGTCTTCCGCGCCGAGTACGGCCGCGCGGTCGCCGTCCTCGTCCGCCTCCTCGGCGACATCGACCTCGCCGAGGAGGCGGTCCAGGACGCCTTCACGACCGCGCTGCGGAAGTGGCCGGGGTCCGGCACACCGCCGAGCCCGGCCGGCTGGATCATCACCACCGCCCGCAACGGTGCCATCGACCGACTGCGCCGTGAATCGACGCGCGAAGCCCGGCACGCCGAGGCCGAACGGCTCCACGCGCGGGACGAACCGGACGAGGAGGGCCCCGTGCGCGACGACCGGCTCCGTCTGATCTTCACCTGCTGCCACCCGGCGCTCGCCACCCGGGCCCAGGTCGCCCTGACCCTGCGTCTTCTCGGCGGTCTGACGACTCCGCAGATCGCCCGTGCCTTCCTCGTCCCCGAGCCGACCATGGCCCAGCGGATCGTCCGCGCCAAAGCCAAGATCCGCGACGCCCGTATCCCGTACCGCATCCCGCGCGACGCGGACCTCCCGGACCGCGTCAGGGGCGTGCTGGCCGTCGTGTACCTCATCTTCAACGAGGGGTACGGCGGCCGGGAGGACCTCTGCGCCGAGGGCGTGCGCCTCGGCCGTCTGCTCGCCGAGCTCATGCCGGACGAACCCGAGACCCTCGGGCTGCTCGCGCTGATGCTCCTCGTCGAGTCGCGCCGGCCCGCCCGCACCGCACCGGACGGCGCCCTCGTCCTGCTCCCGGACCAGGACCGCTCCCTGTGGGACCGTGACCTGATCGCCGAGGGGCAGGACCTGGTGCGCCGCTGCCTGCGCCGCGGCCGGCCGGGCCCGTACCAGATCCAGGCCGCCGTCAACGCCGTGCACAGCGACGCCCCGACCGCGGCCGGCACCGACTGGGACCAGATCCTCCGGCTCTACGACCAGTTGACGGCGCTCACCCCGAGCCCCGTGGTCGCCCTCAACCGGGCCGTCGCCGTCGGCGAGGTCGAAGGCCCCGAGCCGGCGCTCGCCCTGGTCGACGCGCTCGAACTCGGCGGCTATCACGCCTTCCACGCCGTACGGGCCGATCTGCTGCGCCGCCTCGGCCGGACCGCCGAGGCCGTACGGGCGTACGAGGCGGCCATCGCGCTGACCGCGAGCCCGGCGGAGCGCGCCCACCTGGAACGGTGCCGGGCGGTGCTCGCGAGCGAGTGA
- a CDS encoding YciI family protein, with the protein MKYYLLSVMQPQGEPPAPEVLEEIMHSLDVFHAELREAGAWVFAGGLHGPETATVVRAEAGDVLVTDGPYTESKEYLGGICLIKAPDLDAALDWGRKATLATTLPIEVRPFMGEA; encoded by the coding sequence ATGAAGTACTACCTGCTGAGCGTGATGCAGCCGCAGGGAGAGCCGCCCGCGCCCGAGGTGCTCGAAGAGATCATGCACAGTCTCGACGTCTTCCACGCGGAGCTGCGGGAGGCCGGGGCCTGGGTGTTCGCCGGGGGACTGCACGGGCCCGAGACGGCCACGGTGGTGAGGGCCGAGGCCGGAGACGTCCTGGTCACGGACGGCCCGTACACCGAGAGCAAGGAGTACCTGGGCGGTATCTGCCTGATCAAGGCCCCCGACCTGGACGCGGCGCTGGACTGGGGCCGCAAGGCGACGCTGGCGACGACGCTCCCCATCGAGGTGCGGCCCTTCATGGGCGAGGCCTGA
- a CDS encoding acyl-CoA dehydrogenase family protein — translation MTAPPHPLVSRAGRLAAEVLAPQAERVDQEGVPASSIEALKRSGLLGVSAPVAYGGSAAPAAVVRETAEILAGACCSTWFVQAQHHTPVLTLAQADAGLPVRERLLGPLARGELLSGVAYAQLRAYPRVPVRVSRERGGWRFDGTVPWYTGWGLNDVMLLAGVTDDAEALFAFTEAREQPGLRPSPPMRLAALTASRTVSLELDGLWLPDDAVALRTPYETWAATDRPNNTNASPAVFGVTAAALDLLDTDPPAKETARVLRARLGEVRRRAYELADHPVPSERIEERLTAKTLAYDLMRAATTAAVVAGGGRAMGLGSAAQRLAREGMFLLIQGQTAAVRTAHLGALRAPGPAV, via the coding sequence ATGACCGCCCCACCGCACCCGCTCGTCTCCCGGGCCGGACGGCTGGCCGCCGAGGTACTCGCCCCGCAGGCGGAGCGTGTCGACCAGGAGGGCGTGCCGGCGAGCAGCATCGAGGCGCTCAAGCGCTCGGGGCTGCTCGGGGTGAGCGCGCCGGTCGCGTACGGCGGATCGGCCGCGCCCGCCGCGGTCGTCCGAGAGACGGCCGAGATCCTCGCCGGGGCCTGCTGCTCGACCTGGTTCGTGCAGGCCCAGCACCACACTCCGGTCCTGACCCTGGCCCAGGCCGATGCCGGGCTCCCGGTGCGGGAGCGCCTGTTGGGTCCGCTGGCGCGCGGCGAGCTGCTGTCCGGGGTCGCCTACGCCCAGCTGCGCGCGTATCCGCGCGTCCCCGTGCGGGTCTCGCGCGAGCGGGGCGGCTGGCGCTTCGACGGGACGGTGCCCTGGTACACCGGCTGGGGACTCAACGACGTGATGCTGCTGGCGGGGGTGACGGACGACGCGGAGGCGCTGTTCGCCTTCACCGAGGCGCGTGAGCAGCCCGGTCTGCGGCCGTCGCCGCCGATGCGGCTCGCCGCGCTGACGGCCTCCCGGACGGTCTCGCTGGAGCTGGACGGTCTGTGGCTGCCCGACGACGCGGTGGCCCTGCGCACGCCGTACGAGACCTGGGCGGCGACCGACCGTCCGAACAACACCAACGCCTCCCCCGCGGTCTTCGGGGTCACGGCGGCGGCCCTCGACCTGCTGGACACCGATCCGCCGGCGAAGGAGACCGCGCGGGTGCTGCGCGCCCGCCTCGGCGAGGTACGACGACGGGCGTACGAGCTGGCCGACCATCCCGTGCCGAGCGAGCGGATCGAGGAGCGGCTGACGGCCAAGACGCTGGCCTACGACCTGATGCGGGCGGCAACGACCGCGGCGGTCGTGGCCGGTGGCGGCCGGGCCATGGGCCTGGGCAGCGCGGCGCAGCGGCTGGCCCGAGAGGGGATGTTCCTGCTGATCCAGGGGCAGACGGCGGCGGTGCGCACGGCGCACCTCGGAGCGCTGCGTGCGCCGGGTCCGGCCGTGTGA